Genomic segment of Vibrio celticus:
GCAACACCTGTGGTAAAAATAACGGCACCCGCGCCAGCTAAAAAGTTTCTTCTTGAGCAGCTCATAGATTACTCCCCTTCTTTCTTCTGGTTGAAGTCTGAATGGCAATCCACACACAGCTTGATGGTTTGCTTCTTATCTAAGCCCAACACCTTGGCTTCCGTCGCATGAACATCATGGCAGTTTGAACACGTTAAATTTTGTGCGTGAACGTCGTGGGTCCAGCTCGCTTCGCGCAGATCGTCAGGCTTATGACAATCAATACACTGGCTATTCGCATCTAAAATTAAGCTAGGATCTAGGAAAACCTTGTCGGCCCCTGGTTGTGATTGAGCCTCACGATACTTCACCACTTTAGGCGCGCCTTCGCGGTGGTCGGGGCTAATAGAACTATGACAGTCAGTACAATTTACTTCACGGCCAAGCAAAGCGTGTGCACTTTCACCATGTGAACCCAATACCGTTTCTTTTGAATCTTTATGGCACTGAACACACTTGTAGTCTTTGTCACGGATTAATTCGACTTCATGTCTTGTTGATTCTCCTACTGGCGTAACAGCAGGCTCAGCAACAGCATGAATGGAATAACCATAGAGGCAGAATGCTAGAAGGGATTTAAGCATTATGACTATGGCCAATTTAATATTGCCCATTTTATCCTTTCCTTATACCGGCATTATTTAACTCTCAACTAAATAATATTCCGGTTAAACAAAAGTACCCTTAAACGATATTATTACCGTTTAAATGATATCAATTCTTATTTTGGATAAGCCACAACGCTTTCTATAGTTAGAATATACCTCTAATTGGGTAATACGAAATTTCGATAGGTTAATCTGTGAACGTAATCACCCTATTTATACCATGGTCAATTTAGGTAATTGATTGTTATATATGATAATAATTCTCAGTTAAATTCTAATTAATCTAACCACCAGTACCACTTTAGGGTTATATAAACTTCAACGTGACTAAGGTCACTGCCATTAATTGATCTGGGACAATCTATATCCAACACGTAACAAAATGTGTTTGTTTATGAATTAATATAAACAGGAATTCTCCAGTTCTTAATTTGAATAGCAAACTCACAACGCTTGGTATAAAAATCAGTATATTGGAGATATCACTGTGAAAAAGCATTGGATACGTAATTCAGTCACAGCACTATTAATGGTTAGCGCGTCATTAGCAAGCGCGACCAGTTTTGCTGCGTCTGAACAAAAAGAAATTGGCGATCCTCGTAACGATCAGTTCGAGCAAAACCACCCAGATCAATATCATTCATGGAGACAAACTTCAGAAAGCGAA
This window contains:
- the nrfB gene encoding cytochrome c nitrite reductase pentaheme subunit; the protein is MGNIKLAIVIMLKSLLAFCLYGYSIHAVAEPAVTPVGESTRHEVELIRDKDYKCVQCHKDSKETVLGSHGESAHALLGREVNCTDCHSSISPDHREGAPKVVKYREAQSQPGADKVFLDPSLILDANSQCIDCHKPDDLREASWTHDVHAQNLTCSNCHDVHATEAKVLGLDKKQTIKLCVDCHSDFNQKKEGE